GAGCAGCGCGACGGCGATGTCCTCGGCCGAGATGTCGCCCGCGCCGGGAGCCGGGGACAGCAGCTGGTCGCCGCCGACGCGGAAGCGCCCCGTGCGCTCGCCGGGTTCGATCCGGCCCGCGGACGGACTGAGGTAGGTCCAGTGGCGATCGGACAGCCGATAGACGTTCAGGCTGTCCCGCAATGCGCGTACGACCTCGATGTATTCCGCCGGTACCGCCAGCACCTCGGTCAGGGTGCGGGTGAAATCCGTTCCGGTGTCGACCAATTGGCGACCGGGCGCGACCTCCAGGCTGCCCGCGCCGCCGACGGCGATCACCCGGACCCGCGGCTGCCGTTCGAGCGCGCGCACCATGGCCTGCGCGCCGGTGACGAAATCGCTTGCGTGGGCGATGGTGTCGGCGATGTCGCGCCCGGCGTTCACGGCGCTGATCACCACGTCGGCGCCGGTGATGGCGGTGGCGATGCTGTCGGCGTCGAGCCAGTCGGCCACCCGCCAGCTGACTCCGGCCTGTTCGGCCGGGATCCGGGCCGCGTCCCGGGTGAACGCGGTCACGCGGTGTCCCCGCCGGGTGGCCTCGGCGACGACCCGGCTGCCGATGACACCGGTCGCCCCGAAAATTCCGATTTCCACGAACTCTCCCTCAACGCTGTTCATTTACTACACGCCGTTCAGTAACAGCACGGACGATAGTAGCCAAACGCTGTAGAGTGTCAAACCGTGGTCGAGGCAGTCAGGAGTCGCAGAGAGCGGTTACGTGCGCAAGCGTCCGACGAGATCAAGGCGATCGCCTTGCGGTTGCTCGCCGAGGGTGGTCCGGACGCGGTCTCGCTGCGCGCCATCGCCCGCGAGATGGGTATGACCGCGGGCGCCATCTACGGCTACTACGCCACCCGGGACGACCTGATCTCCACGCTGATCTCCGATGTCTACACCGCGCTGGTCGATCGGGTCGAGGCCGCGCGCGACGCGGTTCCCGCCGCCGACCCCGCGGGACGAATTGTCGCGTGGGGGGAGACCGTGCGCGACTGGGCGGTCGCGCACGCCGCGGAGTTCCGGCTCATCTATGGCGATCCGGTGGCCGGGTACCAGCCACCGCCCGGCGGGCCCGCGACGGCAGCCGAACTGCGGGCGTGCACCGGGCTCGTCGGCTTGGCCGCGGCGGCCTGGCCGCGCGCCGCGGCACGGCAGACGGCCGGCGACGAGGACTGGTCCGATTTCGATGCGGGCCTGGTCACCCACGTGCGCAACGATTTTCCCGACCTGCCGCCCGCGGCGCTGAGCCTGGCGCTGCGGATGTGGGGCCGGATGCACGGGCTGATCGCACTCGAGGTCTACGGTCACCTGGTGCCGCAATCGCAAGATCCCGCGAAGCTCTATCACGCCGAAATGCTGGACCTGGTCCGGTCGCTCGGGCTCTAGCCGGGATGAGCGAGATCGCGACGACTATCGGCAAGCTCGCGCCGGTGGCGCTGGTGTTCGGCGGCGGCGTCGTCTTCGCGCGGCGCAAGATCATCGGCGCCGAGGTCTCGAAGGCGTTCTCCGACTTCGCGTTTCTGTTCGCGATTCCCTGTTATCTGGCCGGGGCCCTGTATTCGAGCGACCTCGGGCGGCTGTTCGATCCGCGCGCCATCGCCGCGTACCTGGTCACCGCGTTGGCCGGCACGCTAATCGTCGGGTTCTGGTCGCGGCGCGTGACCGGCGCGGACAGCAGGGGAATCGCGCTGCGCATCATGGCCGGGGTGCAGGTGAACACCACCTATTTCGCGATTCCGGTGTTCGTGCTGCTGTTCGGTGACGCCGCGCCGATCTTCCCGATCATCCTGCTGCAGGTCTGCGTGCTCACCGTCGTGGTCATCGCCGTCATGGAATTCGGTGCCGGACAGAATGATCCGGGCGGGCAGCGGCCGATCGCCGCCGCGGTGCGCGGGATTCGCGCCGCGCTGCTGACGCCGATCGTGGTGGCCTGCTACCTCGGTATCGGCGCGAACGTGGCCGAAGTGCCGGTGCCGCAATGGCTGCTGGACACGCTGGCCTTCGCGGGCAACGCGGCCGCGCCCATCGCGCTGTTCGCGATCGGCCTGCACCTGGGCGGTTCCGGCCTGCGCCTGCGGGCCGCGGCGCGCGACGAGTACGCGCTGATCGCCTTCAAATGTTTGGTCTTTCCGCTGCTCGCGCTGCTGGTCTGCAAGTATCTCTTCGGTATTCGCGGTGCCTGGCTGACGTATTCAGTGTTGATCGCCGCCATGCCGTCGCCGCAGAATCTGTTCATCTTCGCCCAGCGCTATGAGACGGATATCGATCTGGCGGCGTCGATTGTCGCGAAGACCTCGCTGGTGGCGCTGCTGCTGTTGCCTGGATGGTTGCTGCTGGCCCGGTGAGTGGGCCGGTCAGATGCCGAGGTACCCGACCGTGGCCGCGAACATGATCGCGGTGAACAGCGGCCAGAACAGGACCTTGGGCAGCAGGTTGTCCCGCCAGGCCAGCGCCTTGCCGAAGGTGCCGTGCAGCAGCAGGGTCGCGTTGAGCGCCACGAGCAGGGTCATCACGTACAGGGTGAAGTACCAGTATTCGATGTAGGAGATGCCCGCCGAGCCCACCTCGGTGCGGGCCGCGTTGTCGTTGACCGCCACCACCAGCACGGTGGACACCGAGAAGGTGATGATCGCGAACGCGGTGAAGCCGGAGATCGGCCGCCGGTCCGGGTCGGTGGTGATGACGAACAGCGAGAGGAACATCAGCACCGCCAGCAGCAGCACCGGCACAATCCGGCCGAGCAGCGGTCCGAGCAGCCCGCGGGTGACGCCGACGTTGAAGTACAGCTCGTCGGTATTGGCCAGCCCGGGATGGGTGAGCATGCTGTACGCCTGGTGGTTGAGGCTCCACACGGTGTACTCCGGCTCCCAGTCGCCGAAGACCAGGCCGGGGTCCAATCCGTTGAGCGCGTGCGGGTCCCACGGCGGAAACGATTCGAACGAGGGCACCAGCTGCACCTGATGGATCATGTCGACCGGGCGCATGCGCAGCCAGATGTCCTGGTGGTCGAGCGGGTAGTCCTGATAGTGGAACTGCTGGCGGATGACGGTGGAGAACGACCAGACCACCACGCGCCAGTCGCCGAGCGGGTACTCGAACACCTTCTTGGGGCTGTGCGGGTCCTCGGCCTCGAGCAACTGCACGCCGATCTCGATCTCCGCCGGGAAGTCGGCGGGTATGTGCTGCCAGATGTGTCCGACCGCTTTGACGTTGTGCGCGTTGACGAACTGCAGCGAGTTCACCAGCACGCCGGTGGAGAGCCGGGGGACGTGCCGGTCCTGCGGCAGGTTCGGCCGCACCGCCGCCTCGGCCTCGGCGTAGGACGACACCGTGGTGCCGATCTCCGCGACCGGTGCGTGCTTGCTCGCCGCGTGCGTCCACGAGTACACGGTGCCCGCGGCCAGCAGCAGGGATACCGCCGTGGCGGCGAGCCACAGCAGCAGCTTCCACTTCGATACCAAGCCCGAGACCGCATCCCTGATCGGCACAGCCTGGAGATTAGCTCGCCAGTAGCCGATCGAGCGGTATTCGGACATCGGCGGACATGTCGCGTCCGGCTCGACGGGTGTGTCCGGTTTCACTGAAAATGCTAATGAAAATCATTACCAGTAGTCTACGATGCTGACATGGCTTTGTTTCGGATCGGGATGTGTGCTGCCGCAACGGCATTCGTAGTAGGGCTGACCGCATGCTCGGCGCCGGGGGAAAAATCAAGCGATCCGGATCAATTCGTGGTGATCGACACCGAGGAACTCGGCGACTTCAGCCCGCTGCTCGGCGCGGGGAAGAACGGCGAGTCGAAGATCTTCGAAAGCCTGTACCGGATCGAGGAGGGCGTGACGGATCGGATCCCGGCGGCCGTGCCGGTGCTGGCCGTGGGCGCGCCGGAGCCGGTCGGCGGCGACCTGTCCCGCTGGCGGGTGCACACCAGAACCGGGGTGCGTTTCTCGGACGGCACCACGTTCGGGCCCGAAGACGTTGTCGCGACCTACAACTCGTTGATCGACCCGGCGTTCGCCGCACCGATCGCCGCGGACTACGACTTCCTGAAACGGGCAGTGCAGACGGGGCCGGATACCGTCGAGTTCGAATTGTCCGGCGCCTACGCCGATTTCGACCATCGACTGTTCCTGGCGATCGCGCCGTCCGAAGCTTTCGCCACCCCGGGACCCGCGGATCGGGCCGAGCTGAACCGGCATCCGATCGGGACCGGACCGTACGTCCTCACCGAATCCCGCCCTGATCAAATCATTCTCACCGCCCGTGACGATTACTGGGGCGAGCGCGCCCAGGTGCGAAAGTTCGTGGTGCGCCGCAGTGACGACGACAACGCCAGAGCGAGTCAACTGCGTGACGGGGCCGACGGCACGGTGCTGCCGCCGGAGCTGGCCCCCGCGGCGGCCAAGGACGGCTATCGGGTCGTTTCGGCGGTGGCCGACGATTGGCGCGCCATCACCCTGCCGACCGGCAATCCGGTCGCGGGTGACCCCGCGGTCCGCAAGGCCTTGAACTTCGCCGTGGACCGTAAGGCCATGGTGGAGCACATCCTCGGCGGGCACGGTGCGCCGATGTCCACCCTGATGGGCCCGGTATACGGCGAGAACTACGACCCCGCACAGGATTTCGGCTTCGACCGGGGCGAGGCGGCGCGGTTGCTGGACGCAGCGGGTTGGCGGCTCGGTGCGGACGGCATCCGGGAACGGGACGGGCGGCGCGCAAGTTTCGAGATCGCCTACTATCCGACGGAAGTGCTGCGCCGCGATCTGACGATGGCCGTGGTCTCGGACGCGAAGAAGGTCGGCATCGAGATCACCCCGGTCGCGGTCGACAAGAAGAAGATGACGCCGGAGTACCTGGCGCAGACCCCCTTCATGCTCGGTGGCGGCGGCCAGCCCTACACGGTGGACAGTCAGCTCTACACCAAACTGCATTCCCGCTACGCCGCACCGGGTGTCGGCTCCAAGTGGGACAACGCCTCGGACTACGTGAACCCGAAGATCGATCAACTGCTCGATGCTGCCCGCGGCGAGACGAACGGGCAGCGGCGGGCCGAGCTGTACCGGCAGCTCCAGGCCGAATACCACAGCGATCCCGCGATGCTCGCGCTGGTCAGTACGAACCACGTCTACGTGCTGCGCGACAATGGCTGGCGGGTCACACCGACTGCGCTGGAACCGCATTCGCACGGCGTCGCGTGGGGTCCGTGGTACGGGCTCGCGCGCTGGACCCGGTGATGGGTGGTAGAGCGGGCAGGTTGATCGTGCGCCGGCTCATCGTCGCGGTACCGCTGGCCGGAGCGGTCTCGCTCGCCGTGTTCGCGCTCGCGGCGGCCAGTCCGTTCGACCCGCTGGACGCCTACCTCGGCGCGCACGGGGACGGCTTCGACGAGGCGCAGCGCGCGGCGCTGCGCGAGCGACTCGGGTTGGACCGCAGCTGGTTCGACGCGTGGTGGTCCTGGCTCGGTGACCTGATGAGGGGCGAGCTGGGCACCTCCCGGTCCTACCGGCAGCCCGTCGCCGAGGTGCTCGCCGAGCGGCTGCCCTGGAGTGTGCTGCTCGGCGTGCTCGGCGGCGCGGTGGCGCTGGTGCTCGCCGCCGCACTCGGCGCGTGGGCCGGGCTGCGCCGCGACGGCTTTGCCGATCGGATCATCAGCGCGAGTGCCGTTGTGTTGCAGTCCGTTCCGCCGTTCGTGCTGACGCTCGGCGCGGTGCTGGTCTTCGCGACCACCCTGCGCTGGTTTCCGGCCTCGGGTCTGACCGACCCCGGTGGCGGCGTCGGTGTCGGATCGACGGCCCGGCATCTCGTGCTGCCCGCAGTGCTGCTCGGGGTGACGCAACTGCCCTGGCTGGTGCTCGGCCTGCGGGAGACCGTGGCGAACAGCCTCGACAGCGACGCCGTCACCGGGGCTAGAGCACGGGGATTGCCGTGGCGGGTCATCGCTTTCCGGCATGTGCTCCCGGTGTCGGTCGCGCCGTTCTTCGCGCTGTGCGGCGCCAGGCTGCCGGAGCTGGTGGTCGGCGCCACGGTGATCGAGACGGTGTTCAGCTGGCCGGGTGTGGGCGCGGCGACCGTGACCGCCGCCCGCGCACTGGATTTCCCGTTGCTCGCCGCGCTGACGCTGCTCGTCACGGCGGTGGTGCTGCTCGGCAATCTGGCCGCCGATGCGATCGGCGTGGCCATCGATCCGCGGATCGACGCCGATGGATGAGCTGCTGACCGCCCGGCGGTCGTCCCGGAAACAGTGGCGTGCAACGGTTCTCGTGCTCGCGGTGGGCGTGCTGGTGCTCGCGGTGCTGTACGCCGGGCTGGTGCCGCTGCTGCGGCCGGTCGACAACGCGCTGGTCGATTTCTCGATCAGCAGGCGGCCGCCCGGTCTGGACTTCCCGTTCGGCACCGACAGCGCCGGGCGTGACGTGTTCGTCCGCGTCGCCGAGGGCATGCGCGTCTCGCTGCTGATCGCGACGGCCGCCGCGCTCGGATCGGCGCTCCTCGGCCTGCTGGTCGGGGTGAGCGCGGGGGCGTTCGGCGGCTGGTGGGATCGGATCGCGATGCGCGCGGTGGACACGATGAACTCGCTGCCGAGCCTGCTGCTCACTCTGCTGGTCGTGGCCATGTATCGCGGCTCGGTGCTCGCCATCGTCGTCGCGCTCGTGCTCACCCATTGGACCTCGGTGGCCAGGGTGGTGCGGGGTGAGGTGCTGGCGCTGCGGCACGCCGAATTCGTGCAGGCGGCCCGATTGCGCGGCCTGCCCGGATGGCGCATCGTCCGGCGGCACTTCATCCCGCCCGCCCTCGGTCAGGCGCTGGTCGGCGTCGTGCTGCTGATCCCACACGCGATCTGGCACGAGTCGACGCTGTCGTTCCTGGGCGTCGGCCTGCCGCCGCACCGGGCCTCGCTCGGCACGCTGCTCTCGGACGCGCAGGCGTCGATTCTGCTGGGGGACTGGTGGTTACTGGTCTTTCCGGCCGGGGTGCTGGTGCTCGTCGCGCTGGCGGTATCGGTGGTCGGCAGGCATTGGCAGCGCAGCGGTCAACTGCGCCACGAGGTGTCGGCATGACGGGGGCGACGTTGACGTTGCAGCGTGTGTCTGTGCGAATCCCGCTGGGTCCCGGCCGCATCGTGCACGCGGTCACCGAGGCGGACCTGGTCGTCGCGCGCGGCACGGTACACGGATTGATCGGCGAATCGGGCTCCGGGAAATCCATGCTGTCCGCGACCGTCACCGGATTGCTGCCGAAACGAGCCCGCATGACCGGCACCGTCGCGCTCGAGGCCGACGGCAGGACCTACTCCGCAGCGGATATCCGGCAGGCACGGGGACGCACCGTGGCGTGGGTCCCGCAGTCGGCGATGACGTACTTCACGCCGGTCCGGCGGCTGGGACCGCAACTGGCCGAAACGATCCGGTACCTGGGCACCGCGCACGAGCCGGGCGACCTGCTGCACCGGGTCGGTTTGACCGCGGACGTGCTGCGCCGGTACCCGCACGAGCTCTCGGGCGGTATGGCGCAGCGGGCGGCGCTGGCGTTCGCACTGGCCGGTGATCCCGCGCTCATCATCGCCGACGAACCGACCTCGGCGCTCGATGCCGCGCGGGCGGCCGCGATCCTGGGCCTGCTCGGCGAATTCGCCGCGGCGGGCGGCAGCGTACTGCTCGTCACGCACGACCTGACGGCCCTGCGCACCGCGAAGATCTGCACGGACATTTCGGTGATGTACGCGTCCCGGATCGTCGAAACCGGCAGTGCCGAGCGGATCCTCACCGCGCCTGCGCACCCGTACCCGAAGGATCTGCTGGCCGCGCTGCCCGAGAACGGTTTGCACCCACTGCCGCATCGCACACCGGAACTGGTGAACCTGCCCGCGGACTTCCGCTATGGAGCGACATGACCAGAAGATTTCTTGCGGCAGAAGCTGTTTCGGTGCGACTGGGCGGTCGCCCGGTGCTCGACCGGATCTCGCTCGAGCTGGCTCGTGGTGAGGTCGTGGGGTTGACCGGGCCCTCCGGGAGCGGCAAAACGACACTCGCGCAGGTACTGTCGGGCCTCCGCAAACCCAGCGGCGGCCGGGTCGTCTGTGACGGGAGTCCGTTGCCCCGGCGGCACACCGGACGCATCGCGATGCTGTTCCAGTCGCCGCGGCGGTCCTGCGATCCGCGCCTGACCTTGCGCCAATCCATCGCCGAACTCGCGCGCGGGCCGGTGGCCTGGGAGAGCGTGCTCGAATCCGTCGGCATGACACCGGATCTGCTCGACCGGTATCCGGCGCAGGTTTCCGACGGTCAGTTGCAACGGGCCGCCGTCGCGCGGGTGCTCGCGTCCGAGCCCGACTACCTGCTGTGCGACGAGATGACCTCGATGCTCGACCCGGCTACCACCGCCTCGGTCGCCCGCACCGTGACCGCCTTGGCGGCCACGGGTGTCGGCGTGCTCTTCATCAGTCACGACATCCCCCTGTTGAGCGTGTGCGCGGATCGGCTGGTGCGCTTGGGGGACAACCTTTCTCCCGTGTCCGGGGCGGCAACGTCGTCGCCCGGACCGACCGTTGATTCGACCGACGACATCGGAGTTCTATGAGCAACGCACTGCATATCCTCACCCGCACCGATCTGGCCGATATCGATCTGACGCCCGCCGAGGTCATCGATCTGGTCGAGGAGGGTTATCTGGCGTACGCGCGCGGCGAATCCCGGTGCCCGGTCAAGCTGATGATGCCGATTCCTAAGGTGGAGCGGGACGCGGTGTCGTATTCGATGCTGGGCTACGACAGTTCGCTGGAACAGATCGGTTTCAAGACGTCCTACCGACAGGGCAGTGAAAGCGCGGACAAGTACTACACCACGATCAGCCTGTACGACGACACCACAGGGCTGCCGTTCGCCTTCATGGACTGCCAGCGGGTCGGTGCCGCCCGGACCCCGGCGACGACGGCCATCACCGCGAAACACTGTGCCCGCGAGGGCGCGACGAAGGCCCTGATGATCGGCACCGGGGTACAGGGGCGCAACACCTTGCCGTACCTGCTCACCGCGCTACCGGACCTTCAGGAGTTGCGCCTGTTCGGTACCCATCCGGACGGTATCGCGGAAACCCTTGCCACCATGCGGCGTTGGTATCCGGACCGGAAGATCGAGCTGGTCGGCGACGTACCCACCGCGGTCGCCGATTCGGATATCGTCGTCGTCGCCTCCGGGCGGGCAGCGCATCCGAAGGTACGCACCGAGTGGTTGCCGCCGGGCGGTTTGCTGATCTCGGTGGCCAGCAAAGGCGTCGAGAGCGGCGCGCTGCGCGCGGCGGACTACGCGATCGCGACCAGTGCGGGGCAGCTGGGCGTCACCGGCACCCGGCTGGCCGGGCCCGACGGACCGGTGATCGACGCCGAACTTCCGGACATCGTGGCCGGACGGGCACGCGGGCGGATCGGCGCGGACGATCGGGTGTTCGCCTTCGCCAGCGGCATGATCATCACCGATATCCCGGTCGCGCACGCGCTGGCGACCCGGGCGGTGGCGGCGGGACGCGGACAGCGGGTGGAACTGTGGTCGTGAACACCGCACCGGTCGAACTCCCCGGTCTGCCTGCGCTGGAACAGAAGTGGCAGCAGCGGGTGCGCGCGGACCGGCACCTGCTCTTCGATATCCGGCACGCGCTGGGTGGCCCGTTCCACGTCGTCTACCCGGAGCAGTTCGCCGACAACCTCAGGTCGTTCCAGCGGATCTTCACCGCACGCGGTGTGCGCGGCCAGGTCTATTACGGCAAGAAGGCCAACAAGGCCGGCTGCTGGCTGTCCGAGATCGCCGATCTGGGCGGGGCGGTCGACGTGGCGAGCGAACCGGAACTGGTGCACGCGCTGGCGCACGGTGTCCGCGGGCGCGACATCG
This genomic stretch from Nocardia brasiliensis ATCC 700358 harbors:
- a CDS encoding NAD(P)-dependent oxidoreductase; the encoded protein is MEIGIFGATGVIGSRVVAEATRRGHRVTAFTRDAARIPAEQAGVSWRVADWLDADSIATAITGADVVISAVNAGRDIADTIAHASDFVTGAQAMVRALERQPRVRVIAVGGAGSLEVAPGRQLVDTGTDFTRTLTEVLAVPAEYIEVVRALRDSLNVYRLSDRHWTYLSPSAGRIEPGERTGRFRVGGDQLLSPAPGAGDISAEDIAVALLDEAEQPRFVQRRFTVGY
- a CDS encoding TetR/AcrR family transcriptional regulator, which encodes MVEAVRSRRERLRAQASDEIKAIALRLLAEGGPDAVSLRAIAREMGMTAGAIYGYYATRDDLISTLISDVYTALVDRVEAARDAVPAADPAGRIVAWGETVRDWAVAHAAEFRLIYGDPVAGYQPPPGGPATAAELRACTGLVGLAAAAWPRAAARQTAGDEDWSDFDAGLVTHVRNDFPDLPPAALSLALRMWGRMHGLIALEVYGHLVPQSQDPAKLYHAEMLDLVRSLGL
- a CDS encoding AEC family transporter; this translates as MSEIATTIGKLAPVALVFGGGVVFARRKIIGAEVSKAFSDFAFLFAIPCYLAGALYSSDLGRLFDPRAIAAYLVTALAGTLIVGFWSRRVTGADSRGIALRIMAGVQVNTTYFAIPVFVLLFGDAAPIFPIILLQVCVLTVVVIAVMEFGAGQNDPGGQRPIAAAVRGIRAALLTPIVVACYLGIGANVAEVPVPQWLLDTLAFAGNAAAPIALFAIGLHLGGSGLRLRAAARDEYALIAFKCLVFPLLALLVCKYLFGIRGAWLTYSVLIAAMPSPQNLFIFAQRYETDIDLAASIVAKTSLVALLLLPGWLLLAR
- a CDS encoding ABC transporter substrate-binding protein, with the translated sequence MALFRIGMCAAATAFVVGLTACSAPGEKSSDPDQFVVIDTEELGDFSPLLGAGKNGESKIFESLYRIEEGVTDRIPAAVPVLAVGAPEPVGGDLSRWRVHTRTGVRFSDGTTFGPEDVVATYNSLIDPAFAAPIAADYDFLKRAVQTGPDTVEFELSGAYADFDHRLFLAIAPSEAFATPGPADRAELNRHPIGTGPYVLTESRPDQIILTARDDYWGERAQVRKFVVRRSDDDNARASQLRDGADGTVLPPELAPAAAKDGYRVVSAVADDWRAITLPTGNPVAGDPAVRKALNFAVDRKAMVEHILGGHGAPMSTLMGPVYGENYDPAQDFGFDRGEAARLLDAAGWRLGADGIRERDGRRASFEIAYYPTEVLRRDLTMAVVSDAKKVGIEITPVAVDKKKMTPEYLAQTPFMLGGGGQPYTVDSQLYTKLHSRYAAPGVGSKWDNASDYVNPKIDQLLDAARGETNGQRRAELYRQLQAEYHSDPAMLALVSTNHVYVLRDNGWRVTPTALEPHSHGVAWGPWYGLARWTR
- a CDS encoding ABC transporter permease, producing the protein MGGRAGRLIVRRLIVAVPLAGAVSLAVFALAAASPFDPLDAYLGAHGDGFDEAQRAALRERLGLDRSWFDAWWSWLGDLMRGELGTSRSYRQPVAEVLAERLPWSVLLGVLGGAVALVLAAALGAWAGLRRDGFADRIISASAVVLQSVPPFVLTLGAVLVFATTLRWFPASGLTDPGGGVGVGSTARHLVLPAVLLGVTQLPWLVLGLRETVANSLDSDAVTGARARGLPWRVIAFRHVLPVSVAPFFALCGARLPELVVGATVIETVFSWPGVGAATVTAARALDFPLLAALTLLVTAVVLLGNLAADAIGVAIDPRIDADG
- a CDS encoding ABC transporter permease, whose amino-acid sequence is MDELLTARRSSRKQWRATVLVLAVGVLVLAVLYAGLVPLLRPVDNALVDFSISRRPPGLDFPFGTDSAGRDVFVRVAEGMRVSLLIATAAALGSALLGLLVGVSAGAFGGWWDRIAMRAVDTMNSLPSLLLTLLVVAMYRGSVLAIVVALVLTHWTSVARVVRGEVLALRHAEFVQAARLRGLPGWRIVRRHFIPPALGQALVGVVLLIPHAIWHESTLSFLGVGLPPHRASLGTLLSDAQASILLGDWWLLVFPAGVLVLVALAVSVVGRHWQRSGQLRHEVSA
- a CDS encoding ATP-binding cassette domain-containing protein translates to MTGATLTLQRVSVRIPLGPGRIVHAVTEADLVVARGTVHGLIGESGSGKSMLSATVTGLLPKRARMTGTVALEADGRTYSAADIRQARGRTVAWVPQSAMTYFTPVRRLGPQLAETIRYLGTAHEPGDLLHRVGLTADVLRRYPHELSGGMAQRAALAFALAGDPALIIADEPTSALDAARAAAILGLLGEFAAAGGSVLLVTHDLTALRTAKICTDISVMYASRIVETGSAERILTAPAHPYPKDLLAALPENGLHPLPHRTPELVNLPADFRYGAT
- a CDS encoding ABC transporter ATP-binding protein; this encodes MTRRFLAAEAVSVRLGGRPVLDRISLELARGEVVGLTGPSGSGKTTLAQVLSGLRKPSGGRVVCDGSPLPRRHTGRIAMLFQSPRRSCDPRLTLRQSIAELARGPVAWESVLESVGMTPDLLDRYPAQVSDGQLQRAAVARVLASEPDYLLCDEMTSMLDPATTASVARTVTALAATGVGVLFISHDIPLLSVCADRLVRLGDNLSPVSGAATSSPGPTVDSTDDIGVL
- a CDS encoding ornithine cyclodeaminase, producing MSNALHILTRTDLADIDLTPAEVIDLVEEGYLAYARGESRCPVKLMMPIPKVERDAVSYSMLGYDSSLEQIGFKTSYRQGSESADKYYTTISLYDDTTGLPFAFMDCQRVGAARTPATTAITAKHCAREGATKALMIGTGVQGRNTLPYLLTALPDLQELRLFGTHPDGIAETLATMRRWYPDRKIELVGDVPTAVADSDIVVVASGRAAHPKVRTEWLPPGGLLISVASKGVESGALRAADYAIATSAGQLGVTGTRLAGPDGPVIDAELPDIVAGRARGRIGADDRVFAFASGMIITDIPVAHALATRAVAAGRGQRVELWS